The following are encoded in a window of Candidatus Fluviicola riflensis genomic DNA:
- a CDS encoding heat-shock protein, producing the protein MNPAKRNGDRFPVFSPLFDDFFGRELFNWGNNNYSSTSTTMPSVNIRESADNFEVEVAAPGMDKKDFEIKLDGNLLTISSSKQQSSEEVEDNYTRREFSYQSFQRSFELPRDVVDQENINARYENGLLRLSIPKKEEAKQKAPRMIEIA; encoded by the coding sequence ATGAATCCAGCAAAAAGGAACGGGGATCGATTCCCTGTATTTTCCCCACTGTTCGACGATTTTTTTGGCCGCGAACTTTTTAACTGGGGTAACAACAATTATTCTTCTACAAGTACTACGATGCCGTCGGTAAATATCCGAGAGTCAGCCGACAATTTTGAAGTCGAGGTTGCAGCACCGGGTATGGACAAAAAAGACTTCGAAATCAAGCTTGACGGCAATCTGCTCACGATTTCTTCCTCAAAGCAACAAAGCAGCGAAGAAGTCGAAGACAATTATACACGCCGTGAGTTCAGCTATCAATCCTTCCAACGAAGTTTCGAGCTTCCAAGGGATGTAGTCGATCAGGAGAACATAAACGCCCGTTACGAAAACGGACTGTTACGCCTGTCTATTCCAAAAAAGGAGGAAGCGAAACAGAAAGCACCGAGAATGATAGAAATAGCGTAA
- a CDS encoding AraC family transcriptional regulator: MVSLRCKMAVKETLRNMGIHFVFVELGVVETMEDLTEEERQHLKTELHQLGLELMDDKKSELVQKVKNLILDMIYHPEEERKMSFTVYLSKHTGYDYPYLANLFLEVQGTSIQQFIIQHKVERIKELIMYGELSITEITWKMNYSSVAHLSNQFKKVTGLTPSHFRELKEKRLETMEENEILSNQGKI; encoded by the coding sequence ATGGTGAGCCTACGCTGCAAAATGGCAGTTAAGGAAACTCTGAGAAATATGGGCATACATTTTGTCTTTGTCGAACTAGGAGTGGTGGAAACCATGGAGGATCTGACAGAAGAAGAGCGCCAGCATCTCAAGACGGAGCTGCATCAATTAGGCCTGGAATTGATGGATGACAAAAAGTCGGAATTAGTCCAGAAAGTTAAAAACCTGATCCTCGACATGATTTACCACCCTGAAGAGGAACGAAAAATGAGTTTTACTGTGTATTTGAGTAAACATACAGGCTATGATTATCCGTACTTGGCGAACCTCTTTCTTGAGGTTCAGGGGACCTCTATACAGCAATTCATCATTCAACATAAAGTTGAGCGAATTAAAGAACTGATTATGTATGGTGAGTTGAGTATCACTGAAATTACCTGGAAAATGAACTATAGCAGTGTAGCCCATTTGTCCAATCAGTTTAAGAAGGTAACCGGACTCACTCCGTCCCATTTCCGGGAATTAAAGGAAAAGCGATTGGAGACAATGGAAGAAAATGAAATTTTATCCAACCAGGGAAAAATCTAA
- a CDS encoding hybrid sensor histidine kinase/response regulator → MEIAKKEESQYVRSLIEASLDPLVTISAAGKITDINDASVRVTGISREELIGTDFSGYFTEPQKARDVYKEVFAKRSVADSPLTLRHKDGKLTDVLFNGSVYTDGRDNVVGVVIVARDVTDQKRIATELLEAKEAAERATIIAERATIIAEEAQVKAENATLIAKKATLIAENAVKTKQQFLSNMSHEIRTPMNAIIGFTKVVLKTEISVKQREYISAIKTSGDALIVLINDILDLAKVDAGKMTFEKTPFKIQTSISAMLHLFETKIQEKNLVLTKIYDPTIPEILVGDPVRLHQIILNLVSNAVKFTSEGEITLTVLLLSEDEERTEIKFTIKDTGIGILNSKLPRIFDDFQQATSGTSRLYGGTGLGLAIVKQLVESQGGSISVYSKPGEGSTFSFTLFFLKTDKEALLDDELLELDPEIKNIKVLVVEDIALNQLLMKTLLDDFGFERDIAGNGKIALEKLRAKTYDIILMDLQMPEMNGFEATAYIRNEMNSLIPIIALTADVTTVDLEKCTQVGMNDYIAKPIDERVLYSKIVNLVKKTKKNSVGITITDGEIKKKTYTDLAYLMKRTKSDPKLMLEMITLYMEQIPPLIKVMKQSLLDSDWDLLYSAAHKIIPSFSIMGIDSHYENLAKKIQEYAKSRQQTDGIYNLVLQLEKMCDDVCLELTDTIKQLK, encoded by the coding sequence ATGGAAATCGCTAAAAAAGAAGAGTCGCAATACGTACGCAGTTTGATAGAAGCAAGCTTGGATCCGCTGGTAACAATAAGTGCCGCAGGCAAGATTACTGACATCAACGATGCTTCGGTTCGTGTAACCGGAATTAGTCGTGAAGAACTGATCGGAACCGATTTTTCGGGTTATTTCACCGAGCCTCAAAAAGCGCGTGACGTTTACAAGGAGGTTTTTGCCAAACGATCCGTTGCTGATTCCCCCCTCACATTACGCCATAAAGATGGAAAACTCACCGATGTGTTATTTAACGGATCCGTGTATACCGACGGCCGCGATAATGTAGTAGGTGTAGTGATTGTGGCGCGCGATGTAACCGACCAAAAACGCATAGCAACCGAGTTACTCGAAGCTAAAGAAGCTGCCGAACGCGCGACCATCATTGCCGAACGTGCGACTATCATTGCAGAAGAAGCCCAGGTTAAAGCTGAAAACGCAACCCTGATAGCTAAAAAAGCCACGCTGATCGCTGAAAACGCAGTGAAGACAAAACAACAGTTTTTATCGAATATGAGCCACGAAATCCGTACGCCGATGAACGCCATTATCGGCTTCACGAAAGTGGTCCTCAAAACAGAGATCAGCGTCAAACAGCGCGAATACATCAGTGCCATCAAAACCAGCGGCGATGCGTTGATCGTACTGATCAATGACATTCTTGATTTGGCCAAAGTCGACGCCGGAAAAATGACTTTTGAAAAAACACCTTTCAAAATCCAAACATCTATCTCGGCAATGCTACACTTATTTGAGACCAAGATCCAGGAAAAAAACCTTGTACTGACCAAGATCTATGACCCTACTATTCCTGAAATACTGGTAGGTGATCCGGTACGTTTGCATCAGATTATTTTAAACCTGGTAAGTAATGCCGTAAAGTTTACATCGGAAGGAGAAATTACACTGACTGTACTCTTGCTTTCGGAAGACGAGGAACGGACCGAAATAAAATTCACTATTAAAGATACCGGAATTGGTATTCTAAATAGCAAACTACCCCGGATTTTTGACGATTTTCAGCAGGCTACCAGCGGCACATCACGTCTATATGGTGGCACAGGCCTGGGACTCGCTATTGTAAAACAACTGGTCGAATCGCAAGGTGGAAGCATCAGTGTTTACAGCAAACCGGGGGAAGGCTCTACGTTTTCATTCACTCTCTTTTTTCTGAAAACAGACAAAGAAGCATTACTGGATGACGAATTGCTGGAGTTGGATCCTGAAATCAAAAACATCAAAGTACTGGTGGTTGAGGACATTGCCTTAAACCAACTCCTGATGAAAACCTTACTCGATGATTTCGGATTTGAGCGTGATATTGCCGGAAATGGTAAAATTGCCCTTGAAAAACTGCGTGCCAAAACGTACGATATTATCCTAATGGACCTTCAAATGCCGGAAATGAATGGTTTTGAGGCTACTGCGTACATCCGGAACGAAATGAACTCTTTAATTCCGATCATTGCCCTTACTGCCGATGTTACTACGGTTGATCTGGAAAAATGCACTCAGGTAGGTATGAACGACTATATAGCCAAGCCCATTGACGAACGTGTGCTGTATAGCAAAATCGTAAATTTGGTGAAAAAAACGAAAAAAAACTCAGTAGGTATCACTATCACTGATGGCGAAATCAAAAAGAAAACCTACACAGATTTGGCTTATTTGATGAAACGCACCAAATCAGATCCGAAGCTAATGCTTGAAATGATCACGTTGTATATGGAGCAAATTCCTCCTTTGATCAAAGTAATGAAACAAAGTTTACTGGACAGCGACTGGGATTTACTCTATTCAGCCGCACACAAAATTATTCCGTCATTCTCTATCATGGGGATCGATTCTCACTACGAAAATCTTGCAAAAAAAATTCAGGAATACGCAAAATCACGCCAGCAGACCGACGGTATTTACAACTTGGTTCTGCAATTAGAAAAAATGTGTGATGATGTATGTCTTGAACTCACAGATACTATAAAACAACTTAAATAA
- a CDS encoding response regulator yields MNKNQSIKPKTPIKLFLVDDDPIFLKALEIEFLQHADFTVETYPTGESCMANISHTPDVVILDFHLDGIEKNAMNGLETLDEIKKHNPNIPVVMLSSQDKIDVAIECMHHKAFDYVVKSETAFLRLQKIITSIFRYKKMEKELNWYMDRV; encoded by the coding sequence ATGAACAAGAATCAATCAATTAAACCGAAAACGCCTATCAAATTATTTTTAGTAGACGATGATCCGATCTTTTTGAAAGCACTGGAGATCGAATTTCTACAGCATGCAGATTTCACTGTTGAAACATACCCTACAGGTGAATCATGCATGGCAAATATTTCCCACACTCCGGATGTGGTTATCCTGGATTTTCACCTGGATGGAATTGAAAAAAATGCCATGAATGGCTTAGAGACACTTGACGAAATCAAAAAACACAATCCGAATATACCGGTAGTGATGCTTTCATCGCAGGATAAAATAGATGTTGCCATTGAATGCATGCATCATAAGGCGTTTGATTACGTAGTAAAAAGTGAAACGGCATTTTTGCGGCTTCAAAAAATCATCACCTCTATTTTCCGTTACAAGAAAATGGAAAAAGAATTGAACTGGTACATGGACAGGGTGTAG